Proteins from a genomic interval of Pantoea deleyi:
- the prmC gene encoding peptide chain release factor N(5)-glutamine methyltransferase — MDIRHWLKQAVATLCGGDSPKRDAEILLGFVTGKSRSWLIAFDETVLSPAQLAQLESLLARRARGEPVAHLVGEREFWSLPLRVNDATLIPRPDTELLVEEALRHLPATPATILDMGTGTGAIALALASERPDCEVTGVDRIPAAVALAASNAQHLSLRNTRFLLSHWFQALPPQRFTLIVSNPPYIDASDVHLEQGDVRFEPRSALVAEEAGLADLRTLIEQAPEWLLPDGWLLLEHGWQQGEAVAALMRQAGYTAVETVQDYGGNPRVTLGQFRLLTRAEKDS, encoded by the coding sequence ATGGATATTCGTCACTGGCTGAAACAGGCTGTCGCCACGCTCTGCGGCGGTGACAGCCCTAAGCGTGACGCTGAGATCCTGTTAGGCTTCGTGACCGGCAAATCCCGCAGCTGGTTAATCGCCTTTGATGAAACGGTGCTCAGTCCCGCGCAGCTCGCGCAGCTGGAGAGCCTGCTGGCGCGTCGCGCCCGCGGTGAGCCGGTGGCGCATCTGGTGGGCGAGCGCGAGTTCTGGTCGCTGCCTCTGCGGGTCAATGACGCCACGCTGATCCCGCGTCCCGATACCGAGCTGCTGGTGGAAGAGGCGCTGCGCCATCTGCCCGCAACCCCGGCGACCATTCTGGATATGGGCACCGGCACCGGTGCGATTGCGCTGGCGCTGGCCAGCGAGCGGCCCGACTGTGAGGTGACCGGCGTTGACCGGATCCCCGCCGCGGTAGCGCTGGCCGCGAGCAACGCGCAGCATCTCAGCCTGCGCAACACCCGCTTCCTGCTCAGCCACTGGTTCCAGGCGCTGCCGCCGCAGCGGTTTACCCTCATTGTCAGTAACCCCCCCTATATTGACGCCAGCGATGTTCATCTGGAGCAGGGCGATGTGCGGTTTGAACCGCGCAGCGCACTGGTGGCGGAGGAGGCGGGACTGGCGGATCTGCGCACACTTATCGAACAGGCGCCCGAATGGCTGCTGCCGGATGGCTGGCTGCTGCTGGAACATGGCTGGCAGCAGGGCGAGGCAGTGGCTGCGCTGATGCGCCAGGCCGGTTATACCGCCGTGGAAACCGTTCAGGATTACGGCGGCAATCCGCGCGTGACCCTGGGTCAGTTTCGCCTGTTAACGCGCGCTGAAAAGGATTCATAA
- the prfA gene encoding peptide chain release factor 1 — translation MKTSIVAKLEALQERHEEVEAMLGDAGVIADQERFRALSREYAQLTDVSRCFRDWQQVQDDIDTAQQMLDDPEMRDMAQEELQEAREKSDALEQQLQVLLLPKDPDDERACFVEVRAGTGGDEAAIFAGDLFRMYSRYAEARRWRVEIVSANEGEHGGYKEVIARITGDGAYGRMKFESGGHRVQRVPETESQGRIHTSACTVAVMPEIPEAELPEINAGDLKIDTFRSSGAGGQHVNTTDSAIRITHLPTGIVVECQDERSQHKNKAKALAVLGSRIHAAEMARRQAAEASTRRNLLGSGDRSDRIRTYNFPQGRVTDHRINLTIYRLDEVMEGRIDSLIEPIVQEYQADQLAALAGQD, via the coding sequence ATGAAAACCTCTATAGTTGCCAAACTGGAAGCGCTGCAGGAGCGCCACGAAGAAGTGGAAGCGATGCTGGGCGATGCTGGCGTGATCGCCGATCAGGAGCGTTTCCGTGCGCTGTCACGCGAATATGCGCAGCTGACCGACGTGAGCCGTTGTTTCCGCGACTGGCAGCAGGTGCAGGACGATATCGACACCGCGCAGCAGATGCTGGATGACCCGGAAATGCGCGACATGGCGCAGGAAGAGTTACAGGAAGCGCGCGAGAAGAGCGACGCGCTCGAGCAACAATTGCAGGTTCTGCTGCTGCCGAAAGATCCCGATGATGAGCGCGCCTGTTTTGTCGAAGTGCGCGCCGGCACCGGCGGCGATGAAGCCGCCATTTTTGCCGGCGATCTGTTCCGCATGTACAGCCGCTACGCGGAAGCGCGTCGCTGGCGCGTAGAGATCGTCAGCGCCAACGAAGGCGAGCACGGTGGCTACAAAGAGGTGATTGCCCGTATTACCGGTGACGGTGCCTATGGCCGCATGAAGTTTGAGTCGGGCGGACACCGCGTGCAGCGCGTGCCGGAAACTGAATCTCAGGGCCGTATCCACACCTCCGCCTGTACCGTCGCCGTGATGCCAGAAATTCCGGAAGCGGAACTGCCGGAGATTAACGCCGGGGATCTGAAAATCGATACCTTCCGCTCATCCGGCGCAGGCGGTCAGCACGTTAACACCACCGATTCTGCGATCCGTATTACCCACCTGCCAACCGGCATCGTGGTGGAGTGTCAGGACGAACGTTCCCAGCATAAAAACAAAGCCAAAGCGCTGGCGGTACTGGGGTCGCGTATCCACGCCGCAGAGATGGCCCGTCGTCAGGCCGCCGAAGCCAGCACCCGCCGCAACCTGTTAGGCAGCGGTGACCGTTCCGACCGTATCCGCACCTATAACTTCCCGCAGGGTCGCGTCACCGATCACCGCATCAACCTGACCATCTACCGTCTGGACGAGGTGATGGAAGGCAGGATCGACAGCCTGATTGAGCCGATCGTGCAGGAGTACCAGGCGGATCAGCTGGCGGCGCTGGCTGGTCAGGATTGA
- the hemA gene encoding glutamyl-tRNA reductase, with the protein MTLLALGINHKTAPIALRERVSFGPETLEQALNSLLSQPMVQSGVVLSTCNRTELYLSVEQQADLQARLVSWLCNYHQLNEEDVRNSLYWHQDNEAVSHLMRVASGLDSLVLGEPQILGQVKKAFADSSRGQALSSELERMFQKTFSVAKRVRTETDIGANAVSVAFAACTLARQIFESLSSVNVLLVGAGETIELVARHLREHQVKNLIIANRTRERAETLASEVGAEVITLAEIDARLAEADIIISSTSSPLPIIGKGMMERALKARRNKPMLLVDIAVPRDVEPEVGDLPNAYLYSVDDLQAIIEQNLAQRKAAAVQAENIVVQESSEFMAWLRSQGAVNTIREYRSQADEIRAELEGRALQALQQGGDPQKIMQELAHKLTNRLIHAPTKSLQQAARDGDNERLQILRDSLGLD; encoded by the coding sequence ATGACGCTGCTCGCTCTCGGAATCAACCACAAGACCGCCCCCATTGCTCTGCGCGAACGTGTTTCGTTCGGGCCGGAGACGCTTGAGCAGGCATTAAACAGCCTGTTATCACAGCCAATGGTGCAGAGCGGCGTGGTGCTGTCCACCTGTAACCGGACCGAGCTCTACCTGAGTGTAGAGCAGCAGGCCGATTTGCAGGCGCGTCTGGTGAGCTGGTTGTGCAATTATCATCAGCTGAATGAAGAGGATGTGCGTAACAGCCTCTACTGGCATCAGGATAACGAGGCTGTCAGCCACCTGATGCGCGTCGCCAGCGGGCTCGACTCACTGGTGCTCGGCGAACCGCAGATCCTGGGTCAGGTCAAGAAAGCCTTTGCGGACTCCTCACGCGGTCAGGCGCTGAGCAGCGAGCTGGAACGCATGTTCCAGAAAACTTTCTCGGTCGCCAAGCGCGTCCGCACGGAAACCGATATCGGGGCCAATGCGGTGTCGGTGGCGTTTGCCGCCTGTACCCTGGCGCGCCAGATCTTTGAATCTCTCTCGTCGGTCAACGTCCTGCTGGTGGGCGCGGGCGAGACCATTGAGCTGGTGGCGCGTCACCTGCGTGAACATCAGGTCAAAAACCTCATCATCGCCAACCGGACCCGCGAACGCGCCGAAACGCTGGCGTCGGAAGTGGGCGCTGAGGTGATCACGCTGGCGGAGATCGACGCCCGCCTGGCCGAAGCCGACATTATTATCTCCTCCACCTCCAGTCCGTTACCGATTATCGGTAAAGGGATGATGGAGCGCGCCCTGAAAGCGCGACGCAACAAACCGATGCTGCTGGTGGATATTGCCGTACCGCGCGATGTGGAGCCGGAAGTGGGCGACCTGCCTAACGCCTATCTCTACAGCGTGGACGATCTGCAGGCGATCATCGAGCAGAACCTGGCGCAGCGTAAAGCGGCGGCGGTGCAGGCCGAAAACATCGTCGTGCAGGAAAGCAGTGAATTTATGGCGTGGCTGCGCTCGCAGGGTGCGGTCAATACCATCCGGGAATACCGTTCTCAGGCGGATGAGATCCGTGCTGAGCTGGAAGGCCGTGCGCTGCAGGCCCTGCAACAGGGCGGCGATCCGCAGAAAATCATGCAGGAACTGGCGCACAAGCTGACCAACCGTTTAATCCATGCTCCAACCAAATCACTTCAGCAGGCCGCCCGCGACGGCGATAATGAACGCCTGCAGATTTTACGCGACAGCCTGGGTCTCGATTAG
- the lolB gene encoding lipoprotein insertase outer membrane protein LolB, whose amino-acid sequence MLTSPRNLLRLLPLASVLLAACSVNKPQGPGPSVTAPQWQQHQQAVSKVTHYQTRGAFAYLSDRQKVYARFNWQQTAPDRYRLLLTNPLGSTELQLDAQGSVVQIVDNKGKRYVSNDAQKMISQLTGMNIPLANLRQWMMGLPGDATDYQLNENYQLRSLNYSRDGQSWQVSIAGYDSKVTPPLPSSLELKEGDQRIKLRMDGWTVQ is encoded by the coding sequence ATGCTTACTTCACCACGCAATCTGTTGCGCCTTTTGCCCCTTGCCAGCGTTCTGCTGGCGGCCTGTAGCGTCAACAAACCGCAAGGTCCCGGCCCCAGCGTCACCGCGCCACAGTGGCAACAGCATCAGCAGGCGGTCTCAAAGGTCACGCATTATCAGACGCGCGGCGCCTTTGCCTACCTCTCCGACAGGCAGAAGGTCTACGCCCGCTTCAACTGGCAGCAGACCGCGCCCGATCGCTATCGCCTCTTGCTGACCAACCCGCTCGGCAGCACCGAACTGCAGCTGGATGCGCAGGGCTCCGTGGTGCAGATCGTCGATAACAAGGGCAAGCGCTACGTCAGCAACGATGCGCAGAAGATGATCTCCCAGCTCACCGGCATGAATATCCCGCTGGCGAACCTGCGTCAGTGGATGATGGGTCTGCCGGGTGACGCCACCGACTATCAGCTTAACGAAAACTATCAGCTGCGCAGCCTGAACTACAGCCGCGACGGTCAGAGCTGGCAGGTTTCCATCGCCGGTTACGACAGCAAAGTTACCCCGCCGCTGCCCTCCAGCCTGGAGCTGAAAGAGGGTGACCAGCGCATCAAACTGCGTATGGACGGCTGGACCGTTCAATGA
- the ispE gene encoding 4-(cytidine 5'-diphospho)-2-C-methyl-D-erythritol kinase: MITHWPAPAKLNLFLYITGRRPDGYHNLQTLFQFLDYGDRLQITVDDSDAITLLTPLPGVADADNLIVRAAQRLKQAAQARNSLPARAGAQIAIEKQLPMGGGLGGGSSDAATVLVALNHLWQTGFTPDELAAIGVTLGADVPVFVQGFAAFAQGVGEELQPARPEEKWYLVAHPGVHISTPQVFNDPELTRDTPSRSLSTLLALPFTNDCEAVVRKRFREVDELVSWLLEYAPSRLTGTGACVFAEFDTESAARQVLELAPQGVRGFVARGVNVSPLQRTLQGD; encoded by the coding sequence ATGATCACCCACTGGCCCGCTCCGGCGAAACTGAATCTTTTTCTCTACATCACCGGCCGTCGTCCCGACGGCTATCACAACCTGCAGACGCTGTTTCAGTTCCTCGATTATGGCGACCGGTTGCAGATCACCGTTGATGACAGCGATGCCATTACGCTGTTAACGCCGCTGCCGGGCGTCGCGGATGCCGACAACCTGATTGTGCGTGCCGCGCAGCGACTGAAACAGGCGGCGCAGGCCAGAAACAGCCTGCCCGCGCGCGCGGGTGCGCAGATTGCCATCGAAAAGCAGCTGCCGATGGGCGGCGGGCTGGGCGGCGGCTCGTCGGATGCGGCTACCGTCCTGGTCGCGCTGAATCATCTGTGGCAGACCGGCTTTACGCCGGATGAGCTGGCGGCCATCGGCGTCACGCTGGGCGCGGATGTGCCGGTGTTTGTGCAGGGCTTCGCGGCCTTTGCGCAGGGCGTCGGCGAAGAGCTGCAGCCCGCCAGGCCGGAAGAGAAATGGTATCTCGTCGCCCATCCGGGCGTGCACATCAGCACCCCGCAGGTCTTTAACGATCCTGAACTGACACGGGATACGCCATCGCGCAGTTTATCGACGCTTTTAGCCTTACCCTTCACCAATGATTGTGAAGCAGTGGTAAGAAAACGTTTTCGTGAGGTTGATGAGCTTGTTTCCTGGCTGCTAGAATACGCGCCGTCACGCCTGACTGGCACAGGCGCTTGTGTGTTTGCTGAATTTGACACCGAGTCTGCTGCCCGCCAGGTGCTGGAGCTTGCCCCGCAGGGGGTGCGCGGATTTGTAGCCCGGGGCGTTAACGTTTCGCCGCTACAGCGTACCCTGCAGGGCGATTAG
- the prs gene encoding ribose-phosphate diphosphokinase translates to MPDMKLFAGNATPELAQRIANRLYTSLGDAAVGRFSDGEVSVQINENVRGGDIFIIQSTCAPTNDNLMELVVMVDALRRASAGRITAVIPYFGYARQDRRVRSARVPITAKVVADFLSSVGVDRVLTVDLHAEQIQGFFDVPVDNVFGSPILLEDMMQIGLENPIVVSPDIGGVVRARAIAKLLNDTDMAIIDKRRPRANVSQVMHIIGDVAGRDCVLVDDMIDTGGTLCKAAEALKERGAKRVFAYATHPIFSGNAVENLRKSVLDQVIVCDTIPLSEEIRSLPNVRTLTLSGMLAEAIRRISNEESISAMFEH, encoded by the coding sequence GTGCCTGATATGAAGCTATTTGCTGGTAACGCCACCCCGGAACTAGCACAACGTATTGCCAACCGCCTTTACACCAGTCTGGGAGACGCCGCTGTCGGTCGTTTCAGTGATGGTGAAGTGAGCGTACAGATCAACGAAAATGTACGCGGTGGTGATATTTTCATCATCCAGTCCACCTGTGCTCCCACCAACGATAATCTGATGGAACTGGTTGTGATGGTCGACGCACTGCGTCGTGCTTCTGCTGGTCGTATTACCGCAGTCATCCCCTACTTTGGCTATGCCCGTCAGGATCGCCGCGTGCGCTCCGCGCGTGTGCCTATCACCGCTAAGGTAGTGGCAGACTTCCTTTCCAGCGTCGGAGTTGACCGTGTTCTTACGGTTGACCTGCACGCCGAGCAGATCCAGGGCTTCTTCGACGTCCCGGTTGATAACGTATTTGGCAGCCCGATCCTGCTGGAAGATATGATGCAGATCGGTCTGGAAAACCCGATTGTTGTTTCTCCCGATATTGGTGGCGTAGTACGTGCCCGTGCTATCGCTAAACTGCTGAACGACACCGATATGGCCATCATCGATAAACGTCGCCCTCGCGCGAACGTTTCTCAGGTGATGCATATCATTGGTGACGTTGCTGGCCGCGACTGCGTGCTGGTCGACGACATGATCGACACCGGCGGCACGCTGTGCAAAGCGGCTGAAGCGCTGAAAGAGCGTGGTGCTAAACGCGTATTTGCTTACGCCACGCACCCGATCTTCTCCGGCAACGCCGTTGAAAACCTGCGTAAGTCTGTACTCGACCAGGTGATCGTCTGCGATACCATCCCGCTTTCTGAAGAGATCCGGTCTCTGCCGAACGTTCGCACGCTGACCCTGTCTGGCATGCTGGCCGAAGCGATTCGCCGCATCAGTAACGAAGAGTCAATCTCGGCGATGTTCGAGCATTAA
- a CDS encoding GGDEF domain-containing protein — protein MRLDIYTLFVCELYVLGFLSIIMVFAWLGSQRDRILGFTSLSLIFTLISVFLSSLRSSGLHFLPVAVGNIVVLLAYGTLLNAFRRFCGKPIGHHWLLGALIWALLCCFPAFYDSLPRRVVVLCIACILYTAALIQLMWQARETLRVTFWPAQLLLWIHLLFHLARLFLDSAIPTAKPGAIGGSDFSVYVILESILFVIGLAFTILAMVNERMQVTLRQTSLHDPLTSVWNRRALLSEAEKIVARCRRQNRPYSAILFDLDHFKSINDQYGHQQGDKVLIHFCEIVRTLLPAEGRFARMGGEEFAAILPAASKETEVWCEAIRLAVCASRPDAVAYSVSIGFATVTHPQQGFDDLLALADAALYYAKASGRNRTAQHPLPVAIS, from the coding sequence ATGCGTCTCGATATTTATACTCTGTTTGTCTGCGAGCTCTATGTTCTGGGGTTTCTGAGCATCATCATGGTTTTCGCCTGGCTGGGTTCACAGCGCGATCGCATTCTGGGGTTTACCAGCCTGTCGCTGATTTTCACCCTGATCTCCGTCTTTCTGAGCAGCCTGCGCAGCAGCGGTCTGCATTTCCTGCCGGTGGCGGTCGGCAACATTGTGGTCCTGCTCGCCTATGGCACATTGCTGAATGCGTTCCGCCGTTTCTGCGGTAAACCCATCGGCCATCACTGGCTGCTGGGTGCCCTGATCTGGGCGCTGCTCTGCTGTTTCCCGGCCTTTTACGACAGCCTGCCCAGACGGGTGGTGGTGCTCTGCATCGCCTGCATTCTCTATACCGCAGCCCTGATCCAGCTGATGTGGCAGGCCCGCGAGACGCTGAGAGTTACCTTCTGGCCCGCGCAGTTGCTGCTGTGGATCCATCTGCTGTTTCATCTGGCGCGCCTGTTTCTGGACAGCGCAATCCCCACTGCAAAGCCGGGCGCGATTGGCGGCTCAGACTTCTCGGTTTACGTCATCCTGGAGTCTATTCTGTTTGTTATCGGCCTGGCGTTTACCATTCTCGCCATGGTCAACGAGCGGATGCAGGTCACGCTGAGGCAGACTTCGCTGCACGATCCTCTTACCAGCGTATGGAACCGGCGCGCCCTGTTGAGTGAAGCGGAGAAGATAGTGGCGCGCTGCCGGCGTCAGAACCGGCCTTACAGCGCCATCCTGTTCGATCTGGATCATTTCAAAAGCATCAACGATCAGTATGGCCACCAGCAGGGTGACAAAGTTTTAATCCACTTTTGCGAGATCGTCAGGACACTGCTGCCAGCCGAAGGGCGTTTTGCCCGCATGGGCGGCGAGGAGTTTGCGGCGATACTGCCAGCGGCGTCAAAGGAAACGGAGGTCTGGTGTGAAGCGATTCGCCTGGCGGTCTGTGCGTCGCGGCCCGACGCTGTTGCCTATTCGGTCAGCATCGGGTTTGCAACGGTTACGCATCCGCAGCAGGGATTTGATGATTTACTGGCACTGGCGGACGCGGCGCTCTATTACGCTAAGGCCAGCGGCCGGAACCGCACCGCGCAGCATCCGCTCCCTGTCGCCATCAGTTAA
- the ychH gene encoding stress-induced protein YchH has product MKHQHCRMAGNSLMVLGLVTMVLGVGVSIANQLPTLNMPQILAQGAILSIFIGALLWLVGARVSGREKVEDRYYWLRHYDKRCRRSPNSHH; this is encoded by the coding sequence ATGAAACATCAACACTGCCGTATGGCGGGTAACAGTTTGATGGTACTGGGATTAGTCACGATGGTTCTGGGCGTGGGTGTCTCCATTGCGAACCAGTTGCCCACTCTGAACATGCCGCAGATCCTGGCGCAGGGTGCGATCTTAAGCATCTTTATCGGCGCACTGCTGTGGCTGGTGGGCGCACGTGTCAGTGGCCGTGAAAAAGTGGAAGATCGCTACTACTGGCTGCGTCACTACGATAAACGCTGCCGCCGGTCGCCCAACTCCCACCATTAA
- the pth gene encoding aminoacyl-tRNA hydrolase, whose translation MSSIKLIVGLANPGAEYAATRHNAGAWYLDLLAERHNQSLKEESKFYGYTARLAIAGEDVRLLVPTTFMNLSGKAVAAMATFYRIAPEEILVAHDELDLPPGVAKFKQGGGHGGHNGLKDIISKLGNNNNFHRLRIGIGHPGDRNKVTGFVLGKPPASEQKLIDDAIDEAARCTELWLKEDRIKAMNRLHAFKPA comes from the coding sequence GTGAGCAGCATTAAACTGATTGTAGGCCTCGCCAATCCGGGCGCTGAATATGCCGCCACGCGCCACAACGCGGGCGCCTGGTATCTGGATTTACTGGCTGAACGTCACAATCAGTCACTGAAAGAGGAAAGCAAATTCTATGGCTATACCGCCCGCCTGGCGATAGCCGGAGAAGATGTGCGCCTGCTGGTGCCGACGACCTTTATGAACCTGAGCGGCAAGGCGGTCGCGGCGATGGCGACCTTTTATCGTATCGCCCCGGAGGAGATCCTGGTGGCGCATGACGAACTCGACCTGCCCCCTGGCGTGGCTAAGTTCAAACAGGGCGGCGGCCACGGCGGTCACAACGGGCTGAAAGACATCATCAGCAAGCTGGGCAACAACAACAATTTTCACCGTCTGCGCATCGGCATCGGCCATCCCGGCGACCGCAACAAGGTGACCGGATTTGTGCTGGGCAAGCCGCCCGCCAGCGAGCAGAAGCTGATCGATGATGCGATAGATGAAGCGGCGCGCTGCACCGAGCTGTGGCTGAAAGAGGATCGCATCAAGGCGATGAACCGTCTGCACGCCTTCAAACCGGCTTAA
- the ychF gene encoding redox-regulated ATPase YchF, with protein sequence MGFKCGIVGLPNVGKSTLFNALTKAGIEAANFPFCTIEPNTGVVPMPDLRLDQLSEIVKPQRVVPTTMEFVDIAGLVKGASKGEGLGNQFLTNIRETEAIGHVVRCFENDNIIHVAGKVNPAEDIDVINTELALSDLDTCERAIQRVQKKAKGGDKDAKAELAALEKCLPHLSEAGMLRSLDLDADEKAAIRYLSFLTLKPTMYIANVNEDGFENNPYLDQVRAIAEAEGSVVVPVCAAVESDIAELEDEDRDEFMAELGLEEPGLNRVIRAGYALLNLQTYFTAGVKEVRAWTIPVGATAPQAAGKIHTDFEKGFIRAQTIAFEDFIAFKGEQGAKEAGKMRSEGKEYIVKDGDVMNFLFNV encoded by the coding sequence ATGGGATTCAAATGCGGTATCGTGGGCCTGCCGAACGTCGGTAAATCCACTCTGTTTAACGCGCTGACCAAAGCGGGTATTGAAGCGGCTAACTTCCCCTTCTGCACCATTGAGCCAAACACGGGCGTTGTGCCAATGCCTGACCTGCGTCTCGATCAGCTCTCTGAGATCGTCAAGCCGCAGCGCGTGGTGCCGACTACCATGGAATTTGTCGATATCGCCGGTCTGGTGAAAGGCGCGTCGAAAGGTGAAGGCCTGGGCAACCAGTTCCTGACCAACATCCGCGAAACCGAAGCGATCGGCCATGTGGTTCGCTGCTTTGAGAACGACAACATCATCCACGTTGCGGGTAAAGTGAACCCGGCTGAAGATATTGACGTGATCAATACCGAGCTGGCGCTTTCCGATCTCGACACCTGTGAACGTGCGATTCAGCGCGTGCAGAAGAAAGCCAAAGGCGGCGATAAAGATGCGAAGGCCGAACTGGCCGCGCTGGAGAAGTGCCTGCCGCACCTCTCTGAAGCGGGCATGCTGCGTTCACTGGATCTGGATGCCGATGAGAAAGCGGCCATCCGCTACCTGAGCTTCCTGACGCTGAAACCGACCATGTACATCGCCAACGTCAATGAAGATGGTTTCGAGAACAACCCGTACCTGGATCAGGTTCGCGCTATCGCTGAAGCGGAAGGGTCTGTCGTAGTGCCGGTGTGCGCTGCGGTTGAGTCTGACATCGCCGAGCTGGAAGATGAAGATCGCGACGAGTTTATGGCTGAGCTGGGACTGGAAGAGCCAGGCCTGAACCGCGTGATCCGCGCCGGTTACGCCCTGCTGAACCTGCAGACCTACTTCACCGCAGGCGTGAAAGAAGTTCGCGCATGGACTATCCCGGTCGGCGCGACGGCACCACAGGCTGCCGGTAAAATCCATACCGACTTCGAGAAAGGCTTTATCCGCGCCCAGACCATCGCGTTTGAAGACTTTATCGCCTTCAAGGGTGAACAGGGTGCGAAAGAAGCCGGCAAGATGCGTTCAGAAGGCAAAGAGTACATCGTCAAAGATGGCGATGTGATGAACTTCCTGTTTAACGTCTGA
- a CDS encoding ElyC/SanA/YdcF family protein — MITSATHSPLIDSANLSRKEQPVTSQNKAAAETTFIKKMDYVSNSASTSKMRKHDSPVERKIMRIKERIARCTLKTAEKNPKELAMARHPGTRFLANGKTLHHSVNGGKHLADNQTAKVMQKLVNAGYALQAQPKAVAPLMNELQPMEAAFNIAARGKLDVLTQPVALHINTGDNGKVISLKTAGKLTGQEWLSENDKPGTFLVLNGNNDETYVAHVAKLAGSAKHLQFITSGFGGHGTTDRHHIAVNKTEAGRFKEILVGNGVAAEKIHTDHFSTNSGQNSINVADILNDMIRENKPCNKIIIAGTPAAVFRQTYTYAQQLNIPAFGENDGEEKIASPGPTGERDNHYVIESFPFADSGQYTTTADNLAVLREFSTTLNYMATTTFLPADKNLYPDSFFHHAVNSIQTTAQQLEKEAGNVARYGDSIAAMKDVTMEMVGRLRNDTLTESDISNIKKVDTFFRNLFNPLELTFTRRNL, encoded by the coding sequence ATGATAACATCTGCCACACACTCCCCCCTCATTGACTCTGCGAATTTGTCACGAAAAGAGCAGCCCGTAACGTCTCAAAATAAGGCTGCGGCTGAAACAACCTTTATTAAAAAAATGGACTATGTCAGTAACTCCGCCTCAACGTCAAAAATGAGGAAACATGATTCTCCGGTAGAACGCAAAATAATGCGGATTAAAGAGAGAATTGCCCGATGCACCTTAAAAACGGCAGAAAAGAATCCAAAAGAGCTGGCGATGGCCCGGCATCCCGGAACCCGATTTCTCGCCAACGGAAAAACGCTGCACCACTCCGTTAATGGCGGTAAGCATCTCGCCGATAACCAGACCGCAAAGGTCATGCAAAAACTGGTCAATGCAGGCTACGCTCTTCAGGCGCAGCCTAAAGCCGTCGCCCCCCTTATGAACGAATTACAGCCGATGGAAGCAGCCTTTAATATTGCTGCCCGCGGGAAACTGGATGTTCTGACACAGCCGGTGGCGTTGCATATTAATACCGGTGATAACGGCAAGGTGATTTCTCTGAAGACAGCGGGAAAACTAACCGGGCAGGAATGGCTGAGTGAAAACGATAAACCAGGGACTTTCTTAGTGCTGAACGGCAACAATGATGAAACGTATGTCGCTCATGTCGCTAAATTAGCCGGTTCGGCTAAACACCTGCAATTTATTACCAGCGGATTTGGCGGGCATGGCACCACCGATCGCCATCACATCGCCGTAAACAAAACTGAAGCGGGTCGGTTTAAAGAGATTCTGGTCGGGAATGGTGTTGCGGCGGAAAAAATCCACACCGACCATTTTTCCACAAACAGTGGTCAGAACTCCATTAACGTGGCGGATATTCTTAATGACATGATCCGGGAAAATAAACCGTGCAATAAAATTATTATAGCCGGAACGCCTGCGGCCGTATTCCGTCAGACCTACACCTATGCGCAGCAGCTGAATATTCCTGCCTTTGGCGAAAACGATGGCGAAGAGAAGATCGCGTCCCCTGGGCCCACTGGCGAGCGCGATAACCACTATGTGATTGAGTCCTTCCCGTTTGCCGATTCAGGGCAGTACACCACCACTGCCGATAACCTGGCCGTGCTTCGGGAATTCAGCACAACCCTGAATTACATGGCAACGACGACGTTTCTGCCCGCGGATAAAAACCTTTACCCGGATAGTTTCTTTCATCATGCCGTAAACAGCATTCAGACGACCGCTCAACAGCTGGAAAAAGAAGCCGGAAACGTGGCTCGCTACGGCGACAGTATTGCGGCGATGAAAGACGTTACCATGGAGATGGTCGGTCGCCTCAGGAATGATACCCTGACGGAAAGCGATATCAGTAACATCAAAAAGGTCGACACCTTCTTCCGCAATCTGTTTAATCCGCTGGAGTTAACCTTTACGCGTCGTAATCTCTGA
- a CDS encoding acyl carrier protein: protein MNDVVVDKKVVSLVLYLIYQVNGVPPEKIKPEDSLITDLTMDSVELIDLLMRLEEIGVTIPESEISSRLTVADLIQRVQESA from the coding sequence ATGAATGACGTAGTGGTTGATAAAAAGGTGGTTTCGCTGGTTTTGTACCTCATTTATCAGGTTAACGGCGTTCCGCCAGAAAAGATTAAACCGGAGGACAGTTTAATTACTGACCTGACGATGGACTCCGTTGAGCTTATCGATCTTCTTATGCGGCTCGAAGAGATAGGCGTAACGATCCCTGAGTCAGAGATCAGTAGTCGCCTGACCGTGGCGGATCTTATTCAGCGCGTACAGGAAAGTGCCTGA